A genomic region of Cygnus atratus isolate AKBS03 ecotype Queensland, Australia chromosome 13, CAtr_DNAZoo_HiC_assembly, whole genome shotgun sequence contains the following coding sequences:
- the LOC118245580 gene encoding chloride intracellular channel protein 2-like yields MESRPSKEPEIELFVKAGLDGENIGNCPFCQRLFMVLWLKGVKFNVTTVDMTRKPEELKDLAPGTNPPFLLFNRELKTDFIKIEEFLEQTLGPPTYPHLSPKYKESFDVGSDIFAKFSAYIKNPRKEANSNLEKALLREFHRLDQYLNNPLPEEIDQDSVEDIAVSKRKFLDGDHLTLADCNLLPKLHIIKIAAKKYRDFEIPADMTGVWRYLNNAYACDEFSHTCPADEEIIHTYASVARKMT; encoded by the exons ATGGAGAGCCGGCCGTCGAAGGAGCCCGAGATCGAGCTCTTCGTCAAG GCTGGTCTGGATGGAGAAAACATCGGGAACTGCCCCTTCTGCCAGCGCCTCTTCATGGTGCTGTGGCTCAAGGGGGTGAAGTTCAACGTCACCACGGTGGACATGACCAG GAAACCCGAAGAGCTGAAGGATTTAGCGCCAGGCACCAACCCACCCTTCCTGCTGTTCAACAGGGAGCTGAAAACCGACTTCATCAAGATCGAGGAGTTCCTGGAGCAGACCCTGGGCCCACCCAC GTACCCGCACCTGAGCCCCAAGTACAAGGAGTCCTTTGACGTGGGCAGCGACATCTTCGCCAAGTTCTCGGCGTACATCAAGAACCCGCGCAAAGAAGCAAACAGCA aCCTGGAGAAGGCGCTGCTGCGGGAGTTTCATCGGCTGGATCAGTACCTCAACAACCCGCTGCCCGAGGAGATCGACCAGGACAGCGTGGAGGACATCGCCGTCTCCAAGAGGAAATTCCTGGACGGGGACCACCTGACGCTGGCTGACTGCAACCTCCTGCCCAAGCTGCACATCATCAAG atTGCAGCCAAAAAGTACCGCGACTTCGAGATCCCGGCCGACATGACGGGCGTCTGGCGCTACCTCAACAACGCCTACGCCTGCGATGAGTTCAGCCACACGTGTCCCGCAGACGAGGAGATCATTCACACCTACGCCAGCGTGGCCAGGAAGATGACCTAG
- the FAAH2 gene encoding fatty-acid amide hydrolase 2, giving the protein MSLSRAERCLALLLRLLSRACLALLGLVAPAPPRAVPPPRRPLLLLPARQLAKRLRQRQVTCVEVVEAYIERIREVNPLINAVVKDRFEEALQEARQVDKLLAESPGEDYLEEKFPFLGVPITVKEAFSLHGMPNTSGLVNRRNVIATSDATVVSRLKQAGAIPLGVTNCSELCMWYESSNRVYGRTNNPYDLQRIVGGSSGGEGGVLAAACSVIGVGSDIGGSIRMPAFFNGVFGHKPTTGVVPNDGQFPIAQGVRTSFLCTGPMCRYAEDLEPMLRVMAGPGVHKLKLNEKVSLEKIKFLCMDHDGGSVFVSPVDKEILQAQKKVVEYLERDLGVKVHRVSIHKMKYSFQIWSAMMSSNDSDGQDAQVFTDLLGDHGKPVWPLWELMKWLVGMSSHTLPAIALGLTEKLVKLNLGANAKLVSMGKSLQAEMETLLGPDGVLLYPSHPTVAPRHHSPLCMPFNFAYTAIFNVLGLPVTQCPLGLSSEGLPLGIQLVAASYNDHLTLAVARYLEEAFGGWVLPGKA; this is encoded by the exons ATGTCGCTGTCGCGCGCCGAGCGGTGCCtggcgctgctgctgcggctgctgTCCCGCGCCTGCCtggcgctgctggggctggtggcccccgcgccgccccgcgccgtGCCCCCACCGCGCcgcccgctgctgctgctgcccgcccGGCAGCTGGCGAAGCGGCTCCGGCAGCGGCAG gtgACGTGCGTGGAGGTGGTGGAGGCCTACATCGAGAGGATCAGGGAGGTGAACCCGCTGATCAACGCCGTCGTCAAGGACAG GTTTGAGGAGGCCCTGCAGGAAGCCCGGCAGGTGGACAAGCTGCTGGCAGAGAGCCCCGGCGAGGACTACCTGGAGGAGAAGTTCCCCTTCCTGGGGGTCCCCATCACCGTCAAGGAGGCCTTCTCGTTGCACG GGATGCCCAACACCTCCGGCCTGGTCAACCGCCGCAACGTCATCGCCACCTCCGATGCCACGGTGGTGTCACGGCTGAAGCAAGCCGGCGCCATCCCGCTGGGGGTGACCAACTGCAGTGAGCTGTGCATGTGGTACGAGTCCAGCAACAGGGTCTATGGCCGGACCAACAACCCCTATGACCTGCAGAGGATCGTGGGGGGCAGCTCAG GTGGGGAGGGCGGTGTCCTTGCAGCCGCCTGCTCGGTGATAGGTGTGGGCTCCGACATCGGCGGCAGCATCCGGATGCCAGCTTTCTTCAACGGCGTCTTTGGCCATAAACCCACCACAG GAGTGGTCCCCAATGACGGGCAGTTCCCCATCGCACAGGGGGTGCGGACCAGCTTCCTCTGCACCGGGCCCATGTGCCGCTACGCCGAGGACCTGGAGCCGATGCTGCGGGTCATGGCTGGCCCTGGAGTCCACAA GCTGAAGCTGAACGAAAAGGTGTCGCTGGAGAAAATCAAGTTTCTCTGCATGGATCATGATGGTGGGTCCGTTTTTGTGTCGCCTGTGGACAAGGAGATCCTGCAGGCCCAGAAGAAG GTGGTGGAGTACCTCGAACGCGATCTGGGGGTGAAGGTTCACCGCGTGTCTATCCACAAGATGAAGTATTCCTTCCAGATCTGGTCGGCCATGATGTCTTCCAACGACAGCGATGGGCAG GATGCTCAGGTCTTCACGGACCTGCTCGGGGATCACGGGAAGCCGGTGTGGCCGCTGTGGGAGCTGATGAAGTGGCTGGTGGGGATGTCTTCTCACACCCTCCCGGCCATCG CCCTGGGGCTGACGGAGAAGCTGGTGAAACTCAACCTTGGTGCTAACGCCAAGCTGGTGAGCATGGGGAAGAGCCTGCAGGCTGAGATGGAGACCTTGCTGGGGCCAGATGGAGTGCTCCTCTACCCATCCCACCCCACCGTAGCTCCACGGCACCACTCCCCACTGTGCATGCCCTTCAACTTCGCCTACACAg CCATCTTCAACGTTCTGGGCTTGCCCGTCACGCAGTGCCCGCTGGGCTTGAGCAGCGAGGGCTTGCCGCTGGGCATCCAGCTGGTGGCAGCCTCCTACAACGACCACCTGACGCTGGCTGTGGCTCGGTACCTGGAGGAGGCCTTTGGAGGATGGGTGCTGCCTGGCAAAGCTTAG